From Anticarsia gemmatalis isolate Benzon Research Colony breed Stoneville strain chromosome 3, ilAntGemm2 primary, whole genome shotgun sequence, one genomic window encodes:
- the Atg3 gene encoding autophagy-related protein 3, with the protein MQSVINSVKGTALEVAGYLTPVLKESKFQETGVLTPEEFVAAGDHLVHHCPTWQWAKGEEAKIRPYLPADKQFLITRNVPCYRRCKQIEYCEDKEKVIEDEHDADGGWVDTHHYDNAGSPTVEEKVCEMTLEAADTGDSDGEGAAGDHDDDDDDEDEDGEAEDMEQFQESGLLDEVDPSTDLAQRKESKPKTSSKSKSDGDEIIRTRTYDLHITYDKYYQTPRLWLIGYDEDRTLLSVEQMYEDVSQDHAKKTVTMESHPHLSGPSMASVHPCRHAEVMKKIIETVTESGGEMGVHSYLIVFLKFVQTVIPTIEYDFTQNFAIN; encoded by the exons ATGCAAAGTGTAATTAACTCTGTAAAGGGCACAGCGCTTGAAGTCGCTGGGTATTTGACGCCGGTGTTGAAG GAATCAAAGTTCCAAGAGACAGGAGTACTGACTCCTGAGGAGTTTGTAGCAGCTGGAGACCACCTGGTGCACCATTGTCCTACCTGGCAGTGGGCTAAGGGTGAAGAGGCCAAGATCAGACCATACCTGCCAGCTGATAAACAGTTCTTGATCACTAGGAATGTACCATGCTATAGGAGGTGTAAACAG ATAGAATACTGTGAAGACAAAGAGAAGGTGATAGAGGATGAGCATGATGCTGACGGAGGATGGGTGGACACACATCACTATGATAATGCTGGATCACCAACAGTTGAGGAAAAG GTGTGTGAAATGACCCTGGAGGCAGCAGACACAGGTGACAGTGATGGTGAAGGTGCAGCCGGTGACCacgacgatgatgatgatgatgaagacgAGGACGGAGAGGCTGAGGACATGGAGCAGTTCCAGGAATCCGGCTTACTGGATGAAGTGGATCCT TCGACAGACCTAGCGCAGCGCAAGGAGAGCAAGCCGAAGACATCGAGCAAGTCGAAGTCAGACGGCGACGAGATCATCCGCACGCGCACCTACGACCTGCACATCACTTACGACAAGTACTACCAGACGCCGAGGCTCTGGCTTATTGGATACGATGAG GATCGCACACTACTGAGCGTGGAGCAGATGTACGAGGACGTGTCTCAGGACCACGCCAAGAAGACCGTCACCATGGAGTCACACCCACACCTGTCCGGACCCAGCATGGCCTCTGTACATCCTTGCCG GCACGCAGAAGTAATGAAGAAGATAATAGAGACGGTAACAGAGAGCGGCGGTGAGATGGGCGTGCATTCCTACCTCATCGTGTTCCTCAAGTTCGTGCAGACCGTCATACCGACCATCGAGTACGACTTCACGCAAAACTTCGCCATCAACTAA
- the Fis1 gene encoding mitochondrial fission 1 protein codes for MEDVLDEIVSSEDLQKFEKVFHEQLHQGTVTHKAQFEYAWCLVRSKYPTDIRKGILLLKELFNSHPEGKRDYLFYLAIGNARIKEYNKALHYVKAFLEIEPANQQVLALERQINKRMEKEGLIGIAVASGAVLAIGGIVGLGIALASKK; via the exons ATGGAGGACGTTCTAGATGAGATTGTATCTTCGGAAGATTTGCAA AAGTTCGAGAAAGTGTTCCATGAGCAGCTGCACCAGGGAACGGTGACGCACAAGGCTCAGTTCGAGTACGCTTGGTGTTTAGTGAGGAGCAAGTACCCCACAGACATACGAAAG GGTATACTCCTCTTAAAAGAGCTCTTCAACTCTCACCCGGAAGGCAAGAGAGACTACCTGTTCTACCTCGCTATCGGCAATGCTAGGATCAAGGAGTATAACAAAGCTCTTCACTATGTGAAGGCATTCTTAGAAATTGAGCCTGCTAACCAACAAGTACTGGCTTTGGAG CGTCAAATAAACAAGCGCATGGAGAAGGAGGGTCTGATCGGCATCGCAGTGGCGAGCGGCGCCGTGCTGGCCATCGGCGGCATCGTGGGCCTCGGCATCGCGCTCGCCAGCAAGAAATAG
- the LOC142987715 gene encoding protein abrupt-like isoform X2, producing the protein MATETGGAAAGGEQQYSLRWNDFHSSMVSSFRRLRDEEDFVDVTLACAGATFTAHKVVLSACSPYFRRLLKANPCQHPIVILRDVHDKDMESLLRFMYQGEVHIGQEQLKEFLRAAQLLQVRGLTDVPAPAPMATIDQKASPSASSWTETGSGGSREGRETQREGRRPRKPDDNAANTPPPKRARSSDLYQAQMKSRTEQLLAQGASPERMGTNGHELLFSQAMDTSQNPHLSGVSNNLSGDGEESSSDAGASDTEGETRAKQEPLDYDDPATMANTNGTLPHNFPGLLNLPGFPGLPGPSGIPDNYGGCRRTQDLLRVRATDPRPCPKCGKIYRSAHTLRTHLEDKHTVCPGYRCVLCGTVAKSRNSLHSHMSRQHRGISTKDLPVLQMPTRFDPELASQLLAKAGVKVSPEQLRARASPTGPRRSDIKLDAKSAASESSSICGDNDNDDLSQSRYQDNIPVSPPHINNLANTTITKVPAVRAVTAKTVENIPHGLGAGMKHDDYPPGYGGSSALLDTYLQYIGENMFGMNAKLAQQMGAMHMDRKSYEDPSPQMGSLPPPPTNLAHQRFLKQMQRTYTESMTKPDIMRDSDEPLDLGKERQRNDSISETDDKHESSDKDNGKDYYKDYNDDDRRVNNSEQEGENNGQDDGDYSEDEHNKNSS; encoded by the exons GTGGTGTTGTCGGCGTGTAGTCCTTACTTCCGGAGGCTACTGAAGGCAAATCCGTGTCAACATCCCATCGTGATCCTCCGGGATGTCCACGACAAAGATATGGAGAGTCTACTAAG ATTTATGTACCAAGGCGAAGTCCATATCGGACAAGAGCAACTGAAAGAGTTCCTGAGAGCAGCCCAGCTGCTGCAAGTACGAGGCTTGACGGACGTGCCAGCACCGGCACCGATGGCCACCATTGATCAGAAGGCTTCTCCG TCCGCATCATCATGGACGGAGACCGGCAGCGGTGGTTCCCGCGAAGGTCGGGAGACTCAGCGCGAGGGCAGGAGGCCCAGGAAGCCAGACGACAACGCGGCCAACACTCCGCCACCGAAACGCGCCAGGTCTTCTGACCTCTACCAGGCGCAAATGAAGTCCAG GACGGAACAGCTGCTGGCGCAGGGTGCGTCTCCGGAGCGGATGGGCACCAACGGCCACGAGCTGCTCTTCAGCCAGGCCATGGACACCTCGCAGAACCCTCATCTCTCTGGAGTGTCTAACAATCTG TCTGGCGACGGCGAGGAGTCGTCTTCTGACGCCGGAGCCAGCGACACTGAGGGTGAGACCCGCGCCAAGCAAGAACCCCTGGACTACGACGACCCCGCCACCATGGCCAACACCAACGGAACTCTGCCTCATAACTTCCCAGGACTCTTAAATCTGCCAG GTTTCCCCGGACTACCAGGGCCTTCTGGAATACCCGACAATTACG gTGGTTGCCGACGGACTCAGGATCTGCTGCGCGTGCGTGCGACTGACCCGCGGCCGTGCCCCAAGTGCGGCAAGATCTACCGCTCTGCTCATACGCTGAGGACACATCTTGAAGATAAACATACCGTCTGCCCTGGATACCG TTGCGTGCTGTGCGGCACAGTGGCTAAGTCCCGCAACTCTCTGCACTCGCACATGTCGCGACAACACCGCGGCATCTCCACCAAGGACCTGCCTGTACTGCAGATGCCCACGCGATTCGACCCTGAACTTGCCAGCCA GTTGCTAGCCAAAGCCGGAGTGAAGGTATCTCCCGAACAGCTGCGAGCTCGCGCCTCCCCCACCGGCCCTCGCCGCTCGGACATCAAGCTGGACGCCAAGTCTGCCGCGTCTGAGAGCAGCTCTATCTGCGGGGACAACGACAACGACGACCTCAGCCAGTCCAGATACCAGGATAATATACCCGTTTCACCACCAC ACATTAACAACTTGGCCAACACGACGATCACCAAAGTGCCAGCAGTGCGAGCGGTTACAGCTAAGACTGTGGAGAACATCCCTCACGGCCTGGGAGCGGGCATGAAGCACGACGACTACCCACCGGGATATGGCGGCAGCTCCGCGCTCCTGGATACCTACCTGCAGTACATTGGTGAGAACATGTTCG GTATGAATGCAAAACTGGCACAACAAATGGGCGCTATGCACATGGACAGAAAATCTTACGAGGATCCATCACCACAGATGGGTTCCCTCCCCCCACCGCCCACGAACCTCGCCCACCAGCGCTTTCTCAAGCAAATGCAGCGGACTTACACCGAGAGCATGACCAAGCCCGACATCATGAGGGACTCCGACGAGCCCCTCGACCTCGGCAAGGAGAGGCAGAGGAACGACAGCATAAGCGAGACTGATGACAAGCACGAGAGCTCAGACAAGGACAACGGCAAAGATTACTACAAAGATTATAACGACGACGACAGAAGAGTGAACAACTCCGAGCAGGAGGGCGAGAACAACGGCCAGGACGACGGTGACTACTCCGAGGACGAACACAACAAGAACTCGTCATGA